A single Blattabacterium sp. (Mastotermes darwiniensis) str. MADAR DNA region contains:
- the recA gene encoding recombinase RecA: MNEKFEQKKKSLRLVLDKMDRIYGKGTIMRMGDSHIENLEIVPSGSISLDIALGIRGFPKGRIIEIFGPESSGKTTLALHAIAQSQKIGGFAGFIDAEHAFDCVYAKKIGVDTKELIISQPDNGEQALEIVNHLIRSGVIDMIVVDSVAALTPKSEIEGEMGDSKIGLQARLMSQALRKLTSSIGKSKSILIFINQLREKIGVYGNPEVTTGGNALKFYSSIRLDIRKGNPIKNGEKILGNRTKVKVVKNKLSPPFKTAEFDIMYGEGISNIGEILDLGVDLGLIKKNGSWFSYGTMKLGQGRDSVKEFLKEEKNIINEMQKNILNHYLQE, encoded by the coding sequence ATGAACGAAAAATTTGAACAAAAAAAAAAATCTCTAAGACTTGTGTTGGATAAAATGGATAGAATCTATGGAAAAGGAACCATAATGCGTATGGGAGATTCACATATAGAAAACTTAGAAATTGTCCCTTCCGGATCTATAAGCTTAGATATAGCATTGGGTATTAGAGGATTCCCTAAAGGTCGTATTATAGAAATATTTGGACCAGAATCTTCTGGTAAAACTACTTTAGCTTTACATGCTATTGCTCAATCACAAAAGATTGGTGGTTTTGCAGGATTTATTGATGCCGAACATGCTTTTGATTGTGTGTATGCAAAAAAAATAGGTGTTGACACAAAAGAATTAATTATTTCTCAACCAGATAATGGAGAACAAGCACTTGAAATAGTGAATCATTTAATTAGATCTGGTGTTATTGATATGATAGTGGTGGATTCAGTAGCTGCTTTAACTCCAAAAAGCGAAATTGAAGGAGAAATGGGAGATTCTAAAATAGGATTACAAGCTAGATTGATGTCTCAGGCTCTTAGAAAACTTACTTCTAGCATAGGAAAATCTAAGAGTATACTTATATTTATTAATCAATTACGGGAAAAAATTGGAGTTTATGGAAATCCAGAAGTGACTACTGGAGGAAATGCTTTAAAATTTTATTCTTCTATACGATTGGATATTCGTAAAGGAAATCCGATTAAAAACGGAGAAAAAATTTTAGGAAATAGAACAAAAGTAAAAGTAGTAAAGAATAAACTTTCTCCTCCTTTTAAAACTGCTGAATTTGATATTATGTACGGAGAAGGAATTTCCAATATAGGAGAAATTCTTGATTTAGGGGTAGATTTGGGGTTAATTAAAAAAAATGGATCTTGGTTTAGTTATGGAACTATGAAATTAGGTCAAGGAAGGGATTCCGTAAAAGAGTTTTTGAAAGAGGAAAAAAATATTATAAATGAAATGCAAAAAAATATACTAAATCACTATCTTCAAGAATAA
- the alaS gene encoding alanine--tRNA ligase — protein sequence MKYKYIRDTFLDFFQKKTHKIIPSFPIFLKNDPTLFFINAGMNPFKDYFLGHREPEYKRIVNIQKCLRVSGKHNDLENVGYDNYHHTMFEMLGNWSFGDYSRKETIEWAWELLIQKYNIPKNNIYISIFIGNEKDGLSMDKETLQCWKSLTNNILFFGKKENFWEMGPTGPCGPCSEIHVDLRNKKEKDRLPGKYLINKGHPKMIEIWNLVFIEFFRKLDGTLERLSKKHVDTGMGLERLCMVLQEKLSSYDTDIFFPMVKDIKDSLGKIYRKEFYQDVSIRIIADHLRAIVFSISDGQLPSNNGAGYVIRRILRRAVIYVTRFLCQKKPFIYKFVDSLVREMKTVFPELENKKEYIQHVIKEEESSFFKVLEKGEERMKHLIIKAKEKNKKIIDGSSLFKLYDTYGFPIKLSKMLAEKNNFSIDEKSFQNELLKQKKRSKQEKNSILKSDWIKIHEDQFMNKNENFIGYDFLECNLLILKYRKVENPLKKEENSYYELVFSKTPFYPEGGGQLGDTGFIKNEMDKIFIENTIKEDSMNLHIVRKLPSCLSSSFQAVVNKNRREEIEKNHTATHLLHLSLKKIFGKHIQQKGSYIGEDYLRFDFSHYKKITLEELHKIEKMVQELIFSNLPLKEQRSFPLKEAIKKGYCGIFNKKYKQKVRIITFGDSSELCIGTHVKYTGLIQIFEILSESSISYGIRRIKAITSKKAIQYLKSIHSQHRSLKKIIKYPNSTINSFLSLQKENKKLKLELKKVYSQQIKIFKKEYLLKSIQLSCVTYICDISNEEKQLNTDLVKKIILNLRNEISNLFIVIGFIEDNKPIVFLSISDSVINNKNIHAYKIIRNITNHIHGKSWGNSYFSICIGSHKDGLSLVLKEAKEYLKFFKKNDRTYV from the coding sequence ATGAAATATAAATATATAAGAGATACTTTTCTCGATTTTTTCCAAAAAAAAACACACAAAATTATTCCTTCCTTTCCCATTTTTTTAAAAAATGATCCTACACTTTTTTTTATCAATGCAGGAATGAATCCTTTTAAAGATTACTTTTTAGGACATAGAGAACCTGAATACAAACGGATTGTTAACATTCAAAAATGTCTTAGAGTTTCTGGCAAACACAATGATTTAGAAAATGTAGGATATGATAATTATCATCATACTATGTTTGAAATGTTAGGAAATTGGTCTTTTGGAGATTATTCCAGAAAAGAAACTATAGAATGGGCCTGGGAACTATTGATCCAAAAATATAATATTCCAAAGAATAATATTTACATCTCTATTTTTATTGGAAATGAAAAAGATGGATTATCTATGGACAAAGAAACTTTGCAATGTTGGAAATCGTTGACCAACAATATACTTTTTTTTGGAAAAAAAGAAAACTTTTGGGAAATGGGACCTACAGGTCCTTGTGGTCCTTGTTCTGAAATTCATGTAGATCTACGAAACAAAAAAGAAAAAGATAGATTACCAGGAAAATACCTGATCAATAAAGGTCATCCTAAGATGATAGAAATTTGGAATTTAGTTTTTATAGAATTTTTTAGAAAGTTGGATGGAACATTAGAGAGACTTTCTAAAAAACATGTAGATACAGGAATGGGATTGGAAAGACTATGCATGGTTCTACAGGAAAAATTGTCCAGTTACGATACGGATATTTTTTTTCCAATGGTTAAAGATATAAAAGATTCTTTAGGAAAAATTTATCGAAAAGAATTTTATCAAGATGTATCCATACGTATTATTGCAGATCATTTAAGAGCTATTGTTTTCTCTATTTCCGATGGGCAATTACCTTCTAACAATGGAGCTGGTTATGTTATACGAAGAATATTAAGAAGAGCCGTTATTTATGTTACTCGTTTTTTATGTCAAAAAAAACCTTTCATTTATAAATTTGTGGATTCATTGGTCAGAGAAATGAAAACTGTTTTTCCTGAATTAGAAAATAAGAAAGAATACATACAACATGTAATCAAAGAAGAAGAGAGTTCTTTCTTTAAAGTTCTTGAAAAAGGAGAGGAACGAATGAAACATTTGATCATAAAGGCCAAAGAAAAAAATAAGAAAATTATTGATGGAAGTAGCCTATTTAAATTATACGATACTTATGGGTTTCCAATAAAATTATCTAAAATGTTAGCTGAAAAAAATAATTTTTCTATAGATGAGAAGTCGTTTCAAAACGAATTACTCAAACAGAAAAAAAGATCTAAACAAGAAAAAAATTCAATCCTAAAAAGTGATTGGATAAAAATTCATGAAGATCAGTTTATGAATAAAAATGAAAATTTTATAGGATATGATTTTTTGGAATGTAATCTTTTGATTCTAAAGTATAGAAAGGTTGAAAATCCACTAAAAAAAGAAGAAAATTCTTATTATGAATTGGTTTTTTCCAAAACTCCCTTTTATCCTGAAGGAGGAGGACAATTAGGCGATACTGGTTTTATAAAAAATGAAATGGATAAAATTTTTATTGAAAATACAATAAAAGAAGATTCCATGAATTTACACATTGTTCGAAAGCTTCCTTCATGTCTTTCTTCGTCTTTTCAAGCAGTAGTAAACAAAAATAGAAGAGAAGAAATAGAGAAGAATCATACAGCTACCCATTTATTACATTTGTCCTTAAAAAAAATTTTTGGAAAACATATTCAACAAAAAGGATCTTATATCGGAGAAGATTATCTACGTTTTGACTTTTCACATTATAAAAAAATAACCTTAGAAGAATTGCATAAGATAGAAAAAATGGTTCAAGAATTAATTTTCTCTAATCTTCCTTTAAAAGAACAACGATCTTTCCCTTTGAAAGAAGCCATAAAAAAAGGTTATTGTGGAATATTTAATAAAAAATATAAACAAAAAGTACGTATCATCACCTTTGGAGATTCTTCTGAATTATGTATTGGAACACATGTAAAATACACTGGATTAATTCAAATTTTCGAAATTTTATCCGAATCTTCTATATCGTATGGAATACGAAGGATAAAGGCCATCACTTCCAAAAAAGCCATTCAGTATTTAAAGTCTATTCATTCTCAACATAGATCATTGAAAAAAATTATCAAATATCCAAATTCTACGATAAATAGTTTTCTCAGTTTACAAAAAGAAAATAAAAAATTAAAACTGGAACTTAAAAAAGTATATTCTCAACAAATAAAAATCTTCAAAAAAGAGTACTTGTTAAAATCTATACAATTATCGTGTGTCACCTATATATGTGATATATCTAATGAAGAAAAACAATTGAATACTGATTTAGTAAAAAAAATTATTTTAAATTTGCGAAATGAAATTTCAAATCTATTTATAGTAATAGGATTTATCGAAGATAATAAACCAATCGTTTTTCTATCTATTTCTGATTCTGTTATTAACAATAAAAATATTCATGCTTATAAAATTATCCGCAATATAACGAATCATATTCATGGAAAGAGTTGGGGAAATTCTTATTTTTCTATTTGTATTGGGAGTCATAAAGACGGTTTAAGTTTAGTTTTAAAAGAAGCCAAAGAATATCTAAAATTTTTTAAAAAGAATGATAGAACTTATGTTTGA
- the ccsA gene encoding cytochrome c biogenesis protein, whose translation MQTLKNIFFSTKITAFLFLLLALSMATATFLEKKYSTDVAKIWIYESTWFEIVMLLIIINLIGNIWKYKLWNKKKFPLFIFHVSFVFIFIGGIISRYYSFEGMMSLREGETNGQIISRKNYIKLKIHRGNNTMIYNDPYILSSFHNGYKGNFFFKGNLFKIEIINYIPCAEVIVSKDIPKQKIVKIISTNNQKGRTENYLINGSIIKINEVPFSLNKDIPFGIKIFEKEDKLYVKSSFPMKSINMRNRKMTYLSKNTIIPIKIKNLYQIDDSEKKVQWVIPSGIIKGELKYIGSCNNNEANKNNSLDAITAKISFQNQSKIITFLGGKNTTEMSDPIWLNHHKIFIGYGSIFFNLPFFLRLNKFEVENYPGSEFPSFFISHVTVIDKEKKKNYLISMNHVLDYKGYRFFQSGYDKDEKGTHFSVNNDYLGTNLSYLGYFFISLGMFLTLFWKGSRFSHLKKKLKYLSKISIFIILFLNSHFVFSHNLKKLKSVPLEEISDNIHIPKKHGENFGRLLVQDNKGRIKPIHTMALELLRKIHKKSHIGNLDANQWFISIHQDNIFWTKIPFIKVDKKGGYEFLIQTKANKEGYSSMMDLYTIDPKTLKLKFILQEDYENSFSKNPIQRNEYDKAIINLSERIGVLHGIFQGKYLRIFPIPNDINHTWSSWIRPYSNNLNMIGLSMFNNYLKSLLQAQNEKDWIIADNEIQKIRSYQFKYAKSILPSNQKIDIEILSNKLNIFYRLPFFYCFIGIIILTVSFIRIFRKKKYISLIYNILILFLFILFIVESLGLISRWYISGHAPWSNGYESSIFISWCLVGIGLIFHKNPFVSGLTALIASILLIIAAHSDTMDPEITNLVPVLKSHWLIIHVAIITASYGFFLTGSFLGLIVLILYIFYNKKIQIHIDQLTIINEMSLTIGLFLLTIGTFLGSIWANSSWGRYWSWDPKETWAFISIMVYAFVLHMRLVPGIRSVFLFNFSSILAISSIIMTYFGVNYYLSGLHSYARGEPISIPYWIYYSLLFLLIITVLSYYSYYSNKFRDNIPKKINN comes from the coding sequence ATGCAAACGTTAAAAAACATTTTTTTTTCTACAAAAATCACTGCTTTTTTATTTCTTTTGTTAGCCTTATCTATGGCAACGGCTACTTTTTTAGAAAAAAAATATTCTACAGATGTTGCAAAAATATGGATCTATGAATCCACTTGGTTTGAAATCGTTATGTTGCTAATCATAATAAATCTAATAGGTAACATATGGAAATATAAACTTTGGAATAAAAAAAAATTTCCTTTATTTATTTTTCATGTCTCATTTGTATTTATTTTTATTGGAGGAATTATTTCTAGATATTATAGTTTTGAAGGGATGATGTCTTTAAGAGAAGGAGAAACTAATGGTCAAATTATTTCCAGAAAAAATTACATAAAATTAAAAATTCATAGAGGAAATAACACTATGATTTATAATGATCCTTATATTTTATCTTCTTTTCATAATGGATATAAAGGAAATTTTTTTTTTAAAGGAAACCTTTTCAAAATAGAAATTATAAACTATATCCCATGTGCAGAAGTGATAGTTTCAAAAGACATTCCAAAACAAAAGATTGTAAAAATCATTTCAACTAATAATCAAAAAGGAAGAACTGAAAATTATCTCATAAATGGATCTATCATCAAAATCAATGAAGTCCCATTTTCCCTTAATAAGGATATTCCTTTTGGAATTAAAATTTTTGAAAAAGAGGATAAACTTTATGTGAAATCTTCTTTTCCCATGAAGAGTATAAATATGAGGAATAGAAAGATGACATATTTATCAAAAAATACGATTATCCCTATAAAAATAAAGAATTTATATCAAATTGATGATAGTGAAAAAAAAGTACAATGGGTTATTCCTTCGGGAATAATAAAAGGAGAATTAAAATATATTGGATCATGTAATAATAATGAGGCCAACAAGAATAATTCATTGGATGCCATTACGGCTAAAATATCGTTTCAAAATCAATCAAAAATAATAACTTTTTTAGGAGGGAAAAATACAACAGAAATGAGTGATCCTATATGGTTAAACCATCACAAAATATTCATTGGATATGGATCTATTTTTTTTAATCTTCCTTTCTTTTTACGATTAAATAAATTTGAGGTTGAAAATTATCCAGGTTCTGAATTTCCATCTTTTTTTATTAGTCATGTCACTGTAATAGATAAAGAAAAAAAGAAAAATTACTTGATTTCTATGAATCATGTTTTAGATTACAAAGGATATCGATTTTTTCAATCAGGATATGACAAAGATGAAAAAGGAACACATTTTTCGGTAAATAATGATTATTTAGGAACGAATTTATCATATTTAGGATATTTTTTCATAAGTTTGGGAATGTTTCTTACTTTATTTTGGAAAGGATCTAGATTCAGTCATCTTAAAAAAAAATTAAAATATTTATCTAAAATTTCCATATTTATTATTTTATTTTTAAACAGTCATTTCGTTTTTTCTCATAATTTAAAAAAATTAAAATCAGTTCCTTTAGAAGAAATTTCCGATAATATCCATATACCTAAAAAACATGGAGAAAATTTTGGACGTTTATTAGTACAAGATAATAAAGGAAGAATCAAGCCAATACATACTATGGCATTAGAACTTCTTAGAAAAATTCATAAGAAAAGCCATATAGGAAATTTGGATGCCAATCAATGGTTTATATCTATTCATCAGGATAATATCTTTTGGACAAAAATTCCTTTTATTAAAGTGGATAAAAAAGGAGGATATGAATTTTTAATTCAAACAAAAGCTAATAAAGAAGGTTATTCATCTATGATGGATCTTTATACTATAGATCCAAAAACATTGAAATTAAAATTTATTCTACAAGAAGATTATGAAAATTCTTTTTCTAAAAATCCAATTCAAAGAAACGAATATGATAAAGCGATCATTAATCTTAGTGAACGGATAGGAGTTCTTCATGGAATATTTCAAGGAAAATATCTTCGAATATTTCCTATTCCGAACGATATCAATCATACATGGTCTAGTTGGATTAGACCATATTCAAATAATTTAAATATGATTGGACTATCTATGTTCAATAACTATCTTAAATCCTTGTTACAAGCACAAAATGAAAAAGATTGGATTATTGCGGACAATGAAATACAAAAAATACGATCCTACCAATTTAAATATGCCAAATCTATTTTACCTTCGAATCAAAAAATAGATATAGAAATACTGTCTAATAAATTGAATATTTTTTATAGATTGCCTTTTTTTTATTGCTTTATTGGTATAATAATTCTTACAGTTTCTTTCATAAGAATTTTTAGAAAAAAAAAATATATATCTTTGATTTATAATATTTTAATTTTATTTTTATTCATTTTATTTATTGTTGAATCTTTAGGATTAATTTCAAGATGGTATATTTCTGGACATGCTCCTTGGAGTAATGGATATGAATCCTCCATTTTCATTAGTTGGTGTTTAGTAGGAATAGGTTTAATTTTTCATAAAAATCCATTTGTTTCAGGTCTAACAGCATTAATTGCTTCTATTCTATTAATTATAGCAGCACACAGTGATACCATGGATCCAGAAATAACCAATTTGGTTCCAGTTTTAAAATCTCATTGGTTGATAATACATGTAGCTATAATTACAGCCAGTTATGGATTTTTCTTAACAGGATCATTTTTGGGATTGATAGTTTTGATTCTATATATTTTTTATAATAAAAAAATTCAAATTCATATTGATCAACTAACTATTATTAATGAAATGAGTCTTACAATAGGACTTTTCTTATTAACTATAGGAACTTTTTTAGGTTCTATTTGGGCAAATAGTAGTTGGGGTCGTTATTGGAGTTGGGATCCAAAAGAAACTTGGGCTTTCATTAGCATCATGGTATATGCTTTCGTATTACATATGCGTCTAGTCCCAGGTATTAGAAGTGTTTTTCTTTTTAATTTTTCCAGTATATTAGCTATAAGTTCTATTATTATGACTTACTTTGGAGTAAATTATTATCTATCCGGATTGCATTCTTATGCTAGAGGAGAGCCTATTTCTATACCTTATTGGATTTATTATAGTTTACTCTTTCTATTGATTATAACTGTTTTATCGTATTATTCGTACTATTCGAATAAATTTAGGGATAATATTCCGAAAAAAATTAATAATTAA
- a CDS encoding 1-acyl-sn-glycerol-3-phosphate acyltransferase produces the protein MKKKESTLFRDAFGNLHFVKRFLIFTFGCISYNRYNGFNRLQLKGTEYIKDLPDKRVLFVSNHQTYFADVFAMFHVFCSVKNGFINTIKNPIYLLNPKVNLYYVAAKETMNEGILTKLFTYSGAITVKRTWREGNKKINRLVDLSEITRMGTALNDGWLITFPQGTTKAFAPGRRGIVHVIRKFNPIVVPIVIDGFQKAYDKKGIRIKEKGVLQKMIFKKPISLDLKNDTTDMIMEKIMDAIEQSNKYKKND, from the coding sequence TTGAAAAAAAAGGAAAGTACTCTATTTAGAGATGCGTTTGGAAATCTTCATTTCGTCAAACGTTTTTTGATTTTCACTTTTGGTTGTATTTCTTACAATCGTTATAATGGATTTAATCGATTACAATTAAAGGGAACAGAATATATTAAGGATCTTCCTGATAAAAGAGTACTTTTTGTCTCCAATCATCAAACATACTTTGCTGATGTTTTTGCTATGTTTCATGTTTTTTGTAGTGTAAAAAATGGATTTATAAATACGATAAAAAATCCTATTTATCTTTTAAATCCAAAAGTAAATCTATACTATGTAGCAGCTAAAGAAACGATGAATGAAGGAATACTTACTAAATTATTTACCTATTCAGGAGCTATTACTGTAAAAAGAACATGGAGGGAAGGCAATAAAAAAATAAATCGATTAGTAGATTTATCTGAAATTACCCGTATGGGAACAGCTTTGAATGATGGATGGCTAATTACTTTCCCGCAAGGAACTACTAAAGCATTTGCTCCTGGACGTAGAGGAATTGTTCATGTAATAAGAAAATTTAATCCTATTGTAGTTCCTATTGTTATAGATGGATTTCAAAAAGCTTATGATAAAAAAGGAATTAGAATTAAAGAAAAGGGAGTTTTACAAAAAATGATTTTTAAAAAACCAATCTCATTGGATTTAAAAAACGATACTACAGATATGATTATGGAAAAAATTATGGACGCTATAGAACAATCCAATAAATATAAAAAAAATGATTAA
- a CDS encoding MBL fold metallo-hydrolase, translated as MRITFLGTGTSQGVPLIGSKHPVCLSDNPKDKRLRSSILIEKNHKIFLIDCGPDFRYQMLRSHHKKLNAIFITHEHYDHIGGLDDLRPINLKIKKPIPVYGLRRVLENLKKRFYYIFSENKSNTSKISIHELDDDTDFFLVEYFKVFPLSILHGALPILGFRIEDFAYITDASSIPIPTMKKLRGLNVLVLNVLRKVPKHHSHFTLSESLKMVQKIAPKKTYLTHISHLLGFHEDIQKKLPKNVYLAYDGLII; from the coding sequence ATGAGAATTACTTTTTTAGGTACTGGAACCTCACAGGGAGTTCCACTTATTGGATCTAAACATCCCGTATGTTTATCCGATAATCCAAAAGATAAAAGACTTCGAAGTTCTATTCTTATAGAAAAGAACCATAAAATTTTTTTGATAGATTGTGGTCCTGATTTTCGTTATCAAATGTTAAGAAGCCATCATAAAAAATTGAATGCTATTTTTATTACACATGAACATTACGATCATATAGGTGGATTAGATGATTTAAGACCTATCAATCTTAAGATCAAAAAACCTATTCCAGTTTATGGATTACGTCGTGTATTAGAAAATTTAAAAAAACGATTTTACTATATTTTTTCAGAAAATAAATCAAATACTTCTAAAATTTCTATTCATGAATTGGATGATGATACGGATTTTTTTTTGGTAGAATATTTTAAAGTTTTTCCTTTATCCATATTGCATGGAGCTCTTCCTATCTTAGGATTTCGTATAGAAGATTTTGCTTATATAACAGATGCGAGTAGTATTCCTATTCCTACCATGAAAAAATTAAGAGGTTTGAATGTTTTAGTCTTAAATGTGTTGAGAAAAGTACCAAAGCACCACTCTCATTTTACTTTATCTGAATCATTGAAAATGGTTCAAAAAATTGCCCCTAAAAAAACTTATTTGACGCATATAAGTCACTTGCTCGGTTTTCATGAGGATATTCAGAAGAAATTGCCTAAAAATGTTTATTTAGCTTATGATGGGTTAATTATTTAG